In Pelodiscus sinensis isolate JC-2024 chromosome 2, ASM4963464v1, whole genome shotgun sequence, the following proteins share a genomic window:
- the MRS2 gene encoding magnesium transporter MRS2 homolog, mitochondrial: MFSRRLLPSSLRRYERGGCRRLLAAAGRARLLGGSGASCCAAPGPGQRRPRLGAAVPRGQPWRWANELVRHSATEASQATLASVAPVFAVIKFDKEGNITSFEKKKTELYQELGLQARDLRFQHLMSIATRNNRIIIRMEFLKAVVTPEFLLILDYRNVNMEHWLFQELASQLAGEGQLVTYSLPFEFRAIEAILQYWISNLQGRLNILQPQIIDTLEDLVDPKLLSVDRSKLHILLQNGKSLSELETDFKVFKETILEILDEEELIEELCLTKWTDPQVFEKSMSGIDHAEEMELLLENYYRQAEDLANEARELRVLIDDSESIIFINLDSHRNVMMRLNLQLTMGTFSLSLFGLIGVAFGMNLESSFEEDHRAFWLVTGIMFLGSGLIWRRLLSFLGRHLEPSLPPHVPTLLKKTHPTAGRIEIKNDFKTETFGSSRSTLTNR; encoded by the exons AtgttcagccgccggctcctccccagctcGCTGCGCCGCTACGAGCGGGGGGGATGCCGCCGCCTGCTCGCTGCAGCGGGGCGGGCCCGTCTGCTGGGCGGCAGCGGGGCGTCCTGCTGCGCAGCGCCCGGGCCTGGGCAGCGCCGGCCGCGGCTGGGGGCCGCAGTTCCCCGCGGGCAGCCCTGGCGCTGGGCAA ATGAACTGGTTCGACATTCAGCCACAGAGGCCTCTCAAGCCACCTTAGCCAGTGTAGCCCCTGTGTTTGCAGTG ATTAAATTTGACAAGGAAGGAAACATTACCTCTTTTG aaaaaaagaaaacagaattgtACCAGGAACTGGGACTTCAAGCTCGAGATCTACGATTTCAGCATCTAATGAGCATTGCAACTAGAAACAACAGGATTATCATTAGAATGGAG TTTTTGAAGGCTGTGGTAACACCGGAATTTCTTCTGATACTAGATTATCGCAATGTAAATATGGAGCACTGGCTGTTCCAAGAATTAGCATCTCAGCTGGCTGGAGAAGGTCAGCTCGTTACCTATTCCTTGCCCTTTGAATTTAGAGCCATAGAAGCAATACTGCAATACTGG ATCAGCAATCTGCAAGGGAGACTTAACATTTTGCAACCTCAGATCATTGACACGCTGGAAGATCTAGTTGACCCCAAGCTATTGTCTGTGGATAGAAGTAAACTACACATTTTGCTACAAAATGGCAAGAG TTTGTCAGAATTAGAAACAGATTTTAAAGTTTTCAAAGAAACAATCCTGGAAATCTTGGATGAAGAGGAATTAATAGAAGAGCTCTGTTTAACTAAATGGACGGATCCACAAGTATT TGAGAAGAGCATGTCTGGAATTGACCATGCAGAGGaaatggagctgctgctggagaatTATTACCGACAAGCTgaagatcttgctaatgaagcccgtgAGCTCAGAGTATTGATTGATGATTCCGAAAGTATCATCTTCATCAACCTGGACAG CCACCGTAATGTGATGATGAGACTAAACTTACAGCTGACTATGGgtactttttctctctctctctttggactGATTGGAGTAGCCTTTGGTATGAACTTGGAATCCTCCTTTGAAGAG GACCACAGAGCATTTTGGCTGGTGACAGGAATTATGTTTTTGGGAAGTGGACTTATCTGGCGACGTTTGCTTTCATTCCTTGGACGGCATCTAGAACCTTCACTACCTCCCCAT GTACCCACATTACTGAAAAAAACTCATCCAACAGCTGGAagaattgaaataaaaaatgacTTTAAAACAGAAACTTTTGGTTCAAGCAGAAGTACGCTGACAAATCGATAG